In Streptomyces venezuelae, the sequence GCAACAGAGTTGGGCACCGCGGGGAACTCGTGCACATCGCCGTGGTGATATCACCCGTGGGATGGAGAAGCCGGACGCGCGGCCTGGCCCGCCGGGGTGGCCCGGGGGACGCTGCCCCGGGCCCGGGCCCGGGGCCGGACGCCGCGAGGCGGTGGGGGAACGCGCCGGCCGTCCCGGCGCTCGCGGACCGGCTCCACCGGGAGGGGCGGGCGGACGTGGCGAGCCGGGACGGCAGGACGTACGAGGCTACGGGAGGGCGATCACCAGCCCCGCCTCGATCAGGGAACGGCACCGCTCGACCGAGGCCTGCCGCTCCCCGGACCGTGCGGCCGCCTCGGCGAGCCCGACCGGGAACGACATGTGCACGGCGGCGAGGAGACCCACCGTGCCCGGGTCCGCGGCGAAGACACCGCCGGCAGCGGCGAACGCGACCCGGCCGTCCGGGGTGGTGCCGAGCAGTTCGATTCCTCCGGGTATCCGTGTGCGCAGGTGCGTCCCGTCGGTCGGCTGCACCGGATCCGCCGCGAGCGGGAGCCGTGACCGCAGCAGCCGGCGGTAGGTCCCCTCGTTCGGCGGGAACTCGGCCACCCCGAGATGGGCCGGTACCTGGTTCCGGGAGATCCAGTTGTGGTGCCGCAGGAGTGCGATGGAGAGGAGCCCGCTGTCATCGCCGAGCGGGACCGCCTGGTGGGGATGTCCCTCGGGGAAGAGCAGGCAGTCCCCGGGCTTCAGCACCTCGTCGAGGACGATCCGGGAGGCAGGTCCGCCCTCCGGGGTGTCCCAGCTCCCCAGCTGGAAACGCTTGCTGCCCCAGAGCATCAGGGCGATGACGTCCTGGCGGTCGGAGTGCCATCCGGTGACGCTGGTCGTGCCGGCGGAGATGAAGAGCTTGGTGAACACGTCGGCCCCGGACACGGCGACGACGTCGTCCATCAGTGCTGCCAGGGCCCCGTACCAGCGGTCGAACTGCCGGACTCCGAGAGTGACTCCCGACTCCAGCGCCCGCCTGACGCGGTGGATGTCCATCTGGAAGGTGTCGGAGTCCGGTTCCAGCTGGTTGCCGAAGTGCTCGCCGGGCAGCTTCCCGTCGGCGTCACGGAGCTCCATGTCCGCGTTGGCTCCCGTACCGGGTCCGGCGATCAGCCGTGGCTCCGCCGTGAGCCAGCGCTCGAACTCGGCGCGGCCGGGCAGCAGACCGGTTCCGGCGTTCCTTCCGAGGGCCGGGGCTTCGCAGGGCTGACCGAGGCCCGACACCACGGTGTCCCCCAGGACGAGGCCGAGGCGCTCGGCGGCTCGCTCGACGGCAGTGCCGTCGGCCGCGTCGACGAGGGACACGAGGCCGTCGGGAACGGCGCCCGCGCGGATGGCCAGTCGGTCGACTTCGTCCAGTCGATGCACGGAGTGAGGCGTCACGGTCATCGCTCCAAGGTCTTGAGCAGGGGGGAGAGGTGGGAGTCGAGGTCGGCGACGAGGCCGGGCCACGGGGAGACGCGCAGCCGGTGCACGGGGACTCGGGAGGCCAGCTCATGGCTGCTGCGGTGCAGGTCCGCCGGGCCGGCGCCGCCGTCACGGAGATGTTCCACCAGCCACGACATCGCCTCCCCCTCGTCGCGGGCCGTCTCGACGGCGGTCTCGACGGCGGCCGGAGCGCCCGGCTCCCGCTCCGGTTCCGCTTCCGGTTCCGGTTCCGGTTCCGGGCGGAGGATCACGACGGCGGCGGGCAGGCAGGCGCCGAGGTACGTCCGCGCCTCCCTCGGCAGCGGTACGGAGCTTCGCCGCCCGCCGGTCCGTACCGCGACCGGGAGCGGGACGCCGAAGACCGCGCCGGTCAGGGAGTCCAGCAGTACGACCTCGTCGGTGGCGACGGCGGCGAGCCCGGCGTCGCGGGCCCAGAGTGCCGCCGTCGTCTTGCCGGCCTTCTGGTGGCCGCAGACGAGGACGGCCCGGCCGGGGGCCGGTACGAGCAGCGCGGCGTGCAGGGCCACGAACCGCCCGCGGTACGGGGGAGTGGCGAGCGGTGGCAGCGCGGGCAGGTGGCCCGTCAGCGCGTGCCACCGGGGATCACCGGGCATGCGGTAGCGGACGCCGGGCCGTTCGCCGGAGAACGACCGGTGCAGCAGGTCGGCCCGGGCGTCACGGTCGAGCCGCACGAGGACGTCGGCGGTCCGCCGCCGGACGGGTACCGCCGCCGCGAGACCGGTCCGCAGCCATCGCTGCACGGCAGCGTCGGCCGTGTGGTAGCGCACCGTACCTCCCGCGAGAACCAGGTCGACGAACGGCATGGCCTCCCCGTCGCCGCTCCGGTCCGGTCCGGAGACCGCGTCCAGGGCCTCGTGCAGCGGCAGCGGCCAGAATTCGTCCTCCCGCCACAGCCGCGTCCCCAGGGCGGCGCCGACCCGGTAGGCCGTGCTCGTCGTGTTCTCCACGACGTCCCATGTCCCGTCGGACCGTTCGCGGACGGCCCAACCGGAGGACTCAGCATCCACGTGCGTCACCCCCGTGTGCTCCGCCTGCGGGACCGGCCGTCCGGGCGCTGCCCACACCCACGAGGTAGGCCCCGTCGTGGGCGGTCCCGAGCCCGGTCAGCGGCTCCAGGAGGTGCTCCACCAGAGCCGGGCTCTGGAAGACCCCGCACGACGGATCCGCAGCCAGGCCGAGGGCGATGCGCTGAGCGTCCCGCCCGCACTGGACGAGCGCGCTCTGCCAGGACACGCCGCCGGGTTCCGTGGCGCGGGGGATCAGCCAGGCGACCGCCGATATGCCCGCGGTCCACGGCTGTCCGATGGCCGCGCGCTGGATCTCGCCGGGCGTGGGCGCCGGGCCCACCCGTGCCCAGCCGCCGTCGGTGCGCCGGTACGTTCCGGTCTCCAGCTCGTGGCCGGAGTGCAGCAGGCTGAGCCGGACTTCGCTCCGCACGGTCGCGAGCATCCGGAGCAGGGCGTCCAGGCTCTCCCTGCCGAGCGGCCGTTCGGAGAAGGCGCGGTGGGTGCGGCGCGAGGCGAGGGCGGCGGGCAGCCGCGACCAGGGCACCGGCGGTGCCGGTGCGGCCGAGGTCGTCGCCCGGTGCTTCACCGTCCGGGCCTCGGCCACTGCCTCGGCGTGCACCAGGAGGGAGGGGAACCAGCCGGACTCGATCCACGGCCGTGACCGCGCCCAGAGTCCCATGGCCTCGTCGGCGGGGAGCAGGGCCCGGGCCGAGACCAGCTCCTCGACCGCTGCCGGGGACGCGCCGCTGTGCTCGCGGATCTCGGCCGGCCGGGAGGGGCGGTCACCGCGCGTACTGGGATTGGCGTAGGCGAGGGCGGTGACGGCCTCGGGCGTCAGCCTGGCCAGGCCCCGTCGTTCGGAGTGGACCTGGGCGTAGAGGCCGTCGGCGCGGGGGACGAGGGACAGGAGGGGATTGGTCCGGTACTCGGTGTCCGGGACCGTCGGCCCGCTCCCGGGCTCCGGCGGGAACTCCCCCTCCACGAGGTCCGGTTGCGCAGTGGCGAGGAGCATCCCGAGAACCGGATCCGGCCCCGTGAAGGACGGCATCGAGAGCCAGGCGGTGGACCAGCCGGTGGCGTGCACGGCCAGGTCGAGCGTTTCCAGGACGTGACCGGCGTCGATGAGGACGGGCCGGAAGGCCCGCACGTCCCGGTAGCGCCACATGGCGCGCTCGACGTGGCTGGAGACGACGAACGCCACGCCGGTGGGCGGGAGGGAAGCCGTCACCGGGAATCCGGCCTCCGCGCGGATCAGCGTGTGGCGGTCGCCGTCGTACCACCACGATCCCCGTAACCGGTCCGGCCACCCGGCGCCGATGACCACGCCGAGATCCGTGGGGTGCCGGGCACCGCCGGAAGGGCTGGTCTTGAGGACGATGGGGCCGTGCCGCCCCTGTCGCCGGCCGGTGATGCGGCCGGCCGCGGCCAGCCACGAGGCCAGGAGGCCGACGTCGGGAACGGTACGGGGGCCGGAGGGCAGCGGTGCATCGGGCAGTTCGGTGACCGGGCCGGGGCGCGGGGTCGTGACGGGTGGCGGCGCGCCGTTCGCCGCGTAGCCGTCCATGAGTGCCCGGTCCGCCTCGTGGCTCGTTTCGACGCTGTAGTCCAGGAAGGGGTAGTCGAGGTTCAGGCGGCGGTAGTGGGCGAGGAAGTCCGGTGGCTCCGGGCTCTCCCAGGCATCCGAGATGCCGAGGGCCTTCGCGGCCGCGGTGAACTCCTCGCTCGCCTCGCGCTCCTCGCCGCGGGCGATCCAGGACAGCAGCGCGCACTCCCGGTCCTTGCCGGAAAGGACGTACGCCTTGCGGGTCGCGGCGTCGACGGAGACCCATCGAGCGTCGGCCTGTATCTGGGGAGCCATGGTCCGTGCGGGAAATATGCGAACCCTGTCCATCTGGTGAGAGTCCTCCTGAGTGCCGGATGGGGAACGCGGCGGGCCCGCGGCAGCCGCGCTGCCGCGGGCCCCGGAACCTCAGGAGCTGTTCTGGACGAGGGCGCGGCGGAACAGGGGAACCGCGGAGTAGATGCCGGCGCTCGCGTCGGGCATGGAGAACCACACGGCGTCCGCCGGCGGCCGGGTGTCGGCCGCGAAGCGCTCCAGGGCGGAGCGGGTCAGCAGCCACCGGCGGTCGCCGTCGGGGTCGGAGATCAGGATGGAGGGGTCGGCCGAGCCGGTGCCCGCGACGACGGGGACCTGCTCGCACAGGGTCTTCGAGGGGAGGACGAACACGACGTCGGCACCTTCGCCGAGCCGGGCCGGATCGACCGTGAACTCGCCCAGGAGTTCAGGGTCGAGCAGGTAGGTGGCGTCCTTTCCGGGGTCTTGCACCGCGATCTTCACAGGCACCTTCCACAGGTCGGCCGCGGGGTCTGGTGGATCCAGCACCGCCGCGGGGTGGTTGCGTGATGTGTCGGCAGTGGACCGGAGCTTCGGTTGCACGGCACACATGGGCCATCGATCCGGATGCGCTCCGTCCAACCGGTCGCAGTGCACACGTGTGGTGACTCACCGTCACAGGGTCGAGACTCTAGTACGGACGTCCGCACCTTGTGCAGTGCATTGGGCGCCCTTATCCGGCATGGCCGGAATCCTTCCGGGCGGGGTCGCGGTGAACGGCCCGGCTCCGGGGGCCCGTACACGCAGAACGGCGTTGCCGACCCCCTGTGGAGGTCGGCAACGCCGTTCTGCTGTTTCCGTGCGAACTACATGACGATCTCGTAGGCGAGAAGCTCACTTTCGGCCACTTCGAGATCCATCTCGCCGATGTTTCCGGCCGACTGCACGTCTCCGCTCACCTGGCGAAGACCGGCCAGCAGCGGAGCGGGACCACGCGCCGAGAGCCTGCCCACCTCGGCCCTCATGGAGACCTGAGCGGCGCTCTTGGCCTTCCGGATGGCGGTGATGGCCTCGGCGGCGATGTCCAGAAGCTGGGGGTCCCCCTTCAGGAACTGCTCCCGGAGATCCGTCCCGCTGGGCCACTGGGCCTGGTGCACGGAGCCCTCCTGCCACCAGCTCCACGCCTCTTCGGTCGCGAACGGCACGAACGGCGCGAGGAGCCGCAGCAGGGTCGACAGTGCCGTCGACAGCGCCGCCTGCGCGGACGCGGCGGCCTCCTCGCCCCCACCTCCGTAGGCGCGGCTCTTCACCAGCTCCACGTAGTCGTCGCAGAACGCCCAGAAGCACCGCTCGATCGTTTCGAGGGCGCGGGCGTAGTCGTACGCCTCCAGC encodes:
- a CDS encoding JmjC domain-containing protein — its product is MTVTPHSVHRLDEVDRLAIRAGAVPDGLVSLVDAADGTAVERAAERLGLVLGDTVVSGLGQPCEAPALGRNAGTGLLPGRAEFERWLTAEPRLIAGPGTGANADMELRDADGKLPGEHFGNQLEPDSDTFQMDIHRVRRALESGVTLGVRQFDRWYGALAALMDDVVAVSGADVFTKLFISAGTTSVTGWHSDRQDVIALMLWGSKRFQLGSWDTPEGGPASRIVLDEVLKPGDCLLFPEGHPHQAVPLGDDSGLLSIALLRHHNWISRNQVPAHLGVAEFPPNEGTYRRLLRSRLPLAADPVQPTDGTHLRTRIPGGIELLGTTPDGRVAFAAAGGVFAADPGTVGLLAAVHMSFPVGLAEAAARSGERQASVERCRSLIEAGLVIALP